One part of the Ornithodoros turicata isolate Travis chromosome 2, ASM3712646v1, whole genome shotgun sequence genome encodes these proteins:
- the LOC135383652 gene encoding uncharacterized protein LOC135383652 encodes MYRTIESGVRGGLCQASRRHLRANNPLCSGYDPDKEEVYISYIDCNNLYGFSMIKHLPIGDFEWVEDFSSVDFMRHPTDSDVGYVYVCDLEYPKSIHALTRYFPLAPEKAVVPKEWLSPFQRGLLEELMYEPANSKKLLLTCKDKVEYVVHYALLALYCRLGMRVTKIHRILKFRQAPFLRPYIEDNVARRVASSTTFEKNFYKISNNAVFGRTLLNKFNMRDIRVAFDEETASRLGSRAECARMEILSPDCVMYEMRKRKVRCDFPLQIGFTILELSKLTMYSFYYETLLSKLTCPVITCYFDTDSLILGLFCKDYEDQLRAIADDHLDLSSFDRDHPLYSERNRGRLGAFKSETGSVPIEEVICLKAKMYSIKLAGGKQIARAKGVKKNIVRKHLLHDTYRDTLFKHASVSNEQVSIVGKKQCMYTIRNVKRSLMAYDDKRYLYNDVDSYPYGSCEYDNAEDE; translated from the exons atgtaccggaccatcgaatcgggtgttagaggcgggctctgtcaggcgagcagacgtcatttacgggctaacaatccgctgtgcagtggctacgatcccgataaagaggaggtgtacatatcgtacatagattgcaacaatctttacggattcagtatgataaagcacctccccatcggcgatttcgaatgggtcgaggattttagctccgtggattttatgcgtcaccccacggactcggacgtgggatacgtgtacgtgtgcgacttggagtatccaaaatctatccacgcgctgacgcggtacttccccctggctcccgagaaggcggtcgttccgaaggaatggctctcaccatttcagcgggggctcctcgaagagttaatgtatgagcccgcgaacagcaaaaagctgcttctcacgtgcaaggacaaggtcgagtacgttgttcattacgcgctactcgcgctctattgtagactgggcatgcgggtgacaaaaattcacagaattctaaaatttcgtcaggcaccattcctgcgtccctacatcgaggacaatgttgccagacgcgtcgcctcgagcacgacgttcgagaaaaatttctataaaatctcaaataatgcggtcttcgggcgtacgttgctaaataaatttaatatgcgggacattcgagtagccttcgatgaggagacggcgagtcgcctcgggagtcgggcggaatgcgcgcgaatggaaattttgtcccctgattgtgtcatgtacgaaatgcgcaagagaaaagtgcgatgcgatttccccctgcagattggcttcacgattttagaactgagtaagttaaccatgtactcgttctattatgaaaccctgctgagcaagctcacttgtccggtgattacctgctactttgacacggattctctgatcctcggcctattctgcaaggactacgaagatcagttacgtgcgatcgccgacgaccatttagacttgtcttccttcgatcgtgatcatccactgtacagcgagaggaatcgcggtaggcttggcgcgttcaaaagtgaaacgggtagcgtacccatcgaggaagtaatatgcctgaaagccaaaatgtattccatcaaattagccgggggaaaacaaattgcaagagctaaaggggtcaaaaagaacattgtgcgcaaacacctcctccatgatacgtaccgcgataccctattcaagcacgctagcgtatcgaacgaacaggtgtcaatagtgggaaagaaacagtgcatgtacaccatcagaaatgtaaaaagaagtctgatggcgtacgacgacaaacgatacctctacaatgacgtagactcctacccgtatggaagctgcgaatatg ataatgcagaggatgagtag